In Mercurialis annua linkage group LG6, ddMerAnnu1.2, whole genome shotgun sequence, the following are encoded in one genomic region:
- the LOC126653465 gene encoding protein TIC 22-like, chloroplastic: protein MNSRESQTPETFSSSKQSPTLNFHQTFNALKDHFSTLVQTHLQTSFSNLQIQTKHVIDSTISHLNPENFSRNPSWARMATQLEPIRAPRTAVSMPTEAIEERLAGVPVYALSNSNEEFVLVTGASTGKSLSLLCFKKEDAEVLLEQMKSMDPGMRKSGSKVVAVALNKVFQLKVQGVAFRLIPESTQIKNALREREKVGFSDDGFSGVPVFQSRSLVLRSQNKSYRPVFFRKEDLEKSLMRASSDQKKLNPAFRQGDIQVAVFEEIIKSMKEGSASTWDDVVFIPPGFDVSTVPPQQ, encoded by the exons ATGAATTCCCGAGAATCACAAACTCCAGAAACTTTCTCGTCATCCAAACAATCCCCAACTCTTAATTTTCACCAAACCTTCAATGCACTCAAAGACCATTTCTCCACCTTAGTTCAAACCCATCTCCAAACATCTTTTTCAAACCTCCAAATCCAAACAAAACATGTAATTGACTCAACAATTTCTCATTTAAACCCTGAAAATTTCTCAAGAAACCCGAGTTGGGCTCGAATGGCAACTCAGTTGGAGCCAATTCGTGCACCAAGAACTGCTGTCTCTATGCCAACTGAAGCCATTGAAGAGAGGCTGGCAGGTGTGCCTGTGTATGCATTGAGTAATTCTAATGAAGAATTTGTGTTGGTTACTGGAGCTTCCACCGGGAAATCACTGAGTCTGCTTTGTTTCAAGAAGGAAGATGCTGAGGTGCTTCTTGAACAGATGAAGAGTATGGACCCCGGAATGCGAAAAAGCGGGTCTAAAGTGGTTGCTGTTGCTTTGAATAAG GTTTTTCAGCTTAAGGTTCAAGGTGTGGCGTTTCGGTTGATACCGGAGTCGACCCAAATCAAGAATGCACTCAGG GAGCGAGAAAAGGTCGGATTTTCAGATGATGGCTTCTCCGGGGTTCCAGTTTTCCAG TCGAGAAGCTTGGTATTGAGAAGTCAAAACAAAAGTTATCGTCCGGTATTCTTTAGAAAG GAGGATCTAGAAAAATCTCTCATGCGAGCTTCAAGCGACCAAAAGAAGTTAAATCCTGCATTTAGGCAGGGGGATATACAG GTTGCTGTTTTTGAAGAAATAATCAAGTCTATGAAG GAGGGTTCTGCTTCGACGTGGGATGATGTCGTATTTATTCCTCCTGGTTTTGATGTTTCAACTGTTCCTCCCCAGCAATAG